The DNA sequence AATTCATCCGGACGGGCGTTCCGGCACCACCCCTGTGCCCACCCTCCTAACCCGCCATTCACGGCCAGTCAGCAAAAAAGCCGCCTAACAGTCGACGCCGTTCCCCGTTAAGTTTATACCTTTAATCCGTTATCTTATACATCCTGTACCCATGTTTATTAAAACCTTTGAGGAATACCAAACCGCTTACCAACAGAGTGTAGATGATCCTGAGTCATTTTGGGCCGAAATAGCGCAGGAGTTTCAGTGGCGTAAACCCTGGAAAAAAACGTTGCAGTGGAACTTCGAAGAGCCCGATGTGAAATGGTTCGTAGGCGGTAAACTCAACATCACCGAAAACTGCCTTGACCGGCATCTCGCCGAGCGGGGCGATCAGCCCGCCATCATCTGGGAACCCAACGACCCCAATGAACCCGGCGTTACGCTGACCTACCGGATGCTCCACGACCAGGTATGCCGGTTTGCCAATGTACTCAAGCGCAATGGTGTCGTGAAGGGCGACCGTGTCTGCATCTACATGCCTATGGTGCCCGAGCTGGCCATTGCCGTGCTCGCCTGCGCCCGCATCGGCGCTATTCACTCCGTCGTGTTTGGTGGTTTTTCGGCGCAGAGCATCGCCGACCGCATCAACGACGCTAAATGTAAACTCATCATTACGTCGGACGGGGCTTACCGGGGCAACAAGGAAATCCCGATGAAGAACACCGTCGACGATGCCCTGATCGGTTGCCCGACCGTTGAGCGCGTCATTGTCCTGACCCGTACCCGCACCCCGGTAGCCATGTTCAAAGGGCGCGACGTGTGGTGGGAACAGGAACTGAAGCAGGTCACCGCCGACTGCCCCGCCGAGGAGATGGACGCCGAAGACACGCTGTTTATCCTGTATACGTCCGGCTCGACGGGCAAGCCCAAGGGCGTGGTGCATACCACCGGCGGCTACATGGTTTACGCGGCCTACACTTTCCAGAATGTCTTTCAATACAAGCCGGGGCAGGTGTTTTTCTGCACCGCCGATATCGGCTGGATCACGGGGCACAGCTACATCGTATACGGGCCGCTGGCCTGTGGCGCCACGTCGCTGCTGTTCGAGGGCGTTCCAACCTATCCCGACGCGGGCCGGTTCTGGGACATCGTCGATAAGCACCAGGTGAGCACGCTCTACACCGCTCCTACCGCCATCCGGTCGCTCATGGGTGCCGGGCTCGACTTCGTTAAAGGCCACGACCTGAGCAGCCTGGAAGTACTGGGCTCGGTAGGCGAACCGATCAACGAGGAAGCCTGGCACTGGTATGACGATAACATCGGTCACAACCGCTGCCCCATCGTCGATACGTGGTGGCAGACCGAAACCGGCGGCCTTATGATTTCGCCCATCGCCAACGTAACACCCCTCAAACCGGCGTTTGCCAGCCTGCCCCTGCCGGGTGTGCAGCCCATCCTGGTCGACGAGAATGGGAAGGAGATTGAAGGCAACGGCGTGAGCGGTAACCTGTGCATCAAATTTCCGTGGCCGGGTATTCTCCGCACCACCTACGGCGACCACGAACGCTGCCGGCAGACCTATTTCGCGACGTATCCCGGCCTGTACTTCACCGGCGACGGCTGCCTGCGCGACGAGGATGGCTACTACCGGATTACGGGCCGCGTCGACGACGTACTGAACGTGTCGGGTCACCGCATCGGCACCGCCGAAGTGGAAAATGCCATCAATATGCACACGGGCGTGGTCGAAAGCGCCGTTGTGGGCTACCCGCACGACATTAAAGGGCAGGGTATCTACGCCTATGTTATTACTGATCAGCAATCGGACCACGACGCCGACCTGACCAAACGCGATATTCTGGCCACGGTGAGCCGGGTCATTGGCCCCATCGCCAAGCCGGACAAGATCCAGTTTGTGAGCGGTCTGCCCAAAACGCGGTCGGGCAAGATCATGCGCCGGATTCTGCGCAAAATTGCTGAGGGCGACATGAATAATCTGGGCGATATCAGCACGCTGCTCGATCCGGCCGTCGTGGAAGAGATTAAAACCGGTAAATTATAAGGATCTGCGTAGGCGTGTGGTGTGAGTGTGACGGGATTAACCGGGCTACCGTGCCGGCACTCGACACACCCACACCACACGCCTTTTTTGCACCCGCAACAATCAGCTTCCTGGCTGATACTGGTCAGGTTGGCAACGCCCTCCGCAGGCTTGTTTTGTAGCATAATCCAAACAGGAAATGCTCATGGCAACGCTCAGTCAATCAACCCCCAGTTATACCATTCCCTCAGGCAGCAGCTGGTTAGCGGCCTATAACGCCTTCATCGAAAAAGCGGAGTTCACCCGCGTTGGCTGGGCCGCTACGGCCATTATCGTGCAGGGCTGCATCCTGACGCCCGCCTTTCTGCTCGTCATGTTCACCTTTGGCGGGGGCGACTGGCAACTGCTGACGGCGAACCTCAGCTTCTTTCTCGTCCTCGTTCCGGTACTGTCGGCCCTGCCGGTAAAATACATCATCCCGGCTTTTGCGTTCAGCACCGTACTCCACCTCACGCTGATCGTCATGGATCTGCTGTAAGAACCCACTAACCGCTACCCGTATGAAAACCATCGTTGCGGCTACCGACTTTTCGGCACATGCCAACCAGGCTACCCACGTGGCTATGCAACTGGCCCGTACCCAGAAAGCGACCCTCATTCTGGTCCATGTGTTTCATTTCTGGCCTACCAACCCGGCCGAAACCGGGCGTGACTTCCCGCTCAGCGCCCAGGCAATGCGTACCGAGAGTCAGCAGGCGCTGAAGAAGCTGGCCCACGATCTGCACCAGCGGTACGGGGCGGAGACACCAATCCATTGTATTACCAAAGAGGGGTATGCGATCCCGTCCATCCGCGAAGTCACCGCCGACGTGCGGGCTGACCTGCTCATTATGTCGACCGTGGGTACATCGCCCCAGAGCGCTCAGTTGATGGGCAGTATTGCGACGGGCATGGTTGCCGAAACGACCGTTCCGCTGCTGCTGATACCCCCTTCGGCCCACTATGCAAGCATCCGGAACGTAGTGCTGGGCGTGGACCTCGACACCCCGCCCAACGTGGTCGCGCTGGATACCGCACTGCGGTTTGCGCGGCAGTTCAAATGCGTCGTTAACGTCTTGTGCATCCACGATAACCCTACCGACCCGGAGGTCCACGCCAAAGCGGAGCACATCCGGCGGCTAATGACGCCGGTACCCCACACGCTGACCATCCAGCCCGGCGAGGATGTGTACGAGACACTGCTCACGTTTGCCCACGCCAACAAAGCCGACCTGATTATGATGCTGCCCCAGCCGCACGGCTGGTTCAGACGCCTGTTTGCGGATGGCGAAACCGAGCGTATGGCACGCCTGACGGATTTGCCGCTGCTGGCCATCGTTTAATAGCCCCGATATACTGACGCCGTCGCCAAACCTAGTAGCGTTTAACGACGGCGTCAGTGTTATGTTATGTTGAAACAGTCCTACAAAACTGTGTTTCCCTCCGGGCCACTCGCGATGGGTCAGGGAGCGGGAATGTACAGGTCAAACCGGGCCCCGTTGCCAGGTTCGCTGGATGCCTCGATCAGGCCGTGGTGGTTCTCAATGATTTTCCGCACCAGGGCCAGCCCCATACCGGTTCCCTCTTACTGAGCTTGAATCTGTAATCGCTGAAATATATCGATTATCTTTTCGCTGTATTGAGGGTCAAAGCCAATACCCGTGTCGGTAAACGTAATGTGGCAATAGGTTTGATCGGACAGCAGGGTTGGCATACCGGTCTTGTTCCCTTTAAGGAACTGACTTTTTATAGTAATCAGCAGGGGTCGGTCGGGACTGTAAAACTTAAGCGCGTTATCGATCAGGTGATGTAGAACTTGATAAAACTGAACGACAATGACCGGAGCGTAGCCCAATTTATCAGTTATGAACATCGCTTGTTTGACCTCGGCGACTTCTGCAAAGTCGGCAATCACCTCGATGGCCAGAGCGCGCAGGTTTGTGCTTTCGATGGTGTGGCTGCCTGAGTTCAGACGAGAAAAAGCCAGCAAATCCTGAATAAGTATCCGCATCCGACCAGCGGAGTGCTGGATACGCTGAAAGTAATCCTTGCCCGCCACCGTCAGGGTCTGTTGTTCGGTATCGAGGATGCGCCCTACCAGGGTTTGTATCTTACGCAGGGGCTCCTGTAGATCGTGGCTTACAGGTAATCAACTAAAGTGCCGGTTCGGTAAGCTAGAACGGCCCGGCATCCTCGCAAAGAGCTCACAACCCTTACAAAAGGGCTTTTGTCACCATTTGGACCATATACGCTAAATAAATCTGTTTTATTCGCAACGCAGCGTCGTATGTTCTTTAATGCTTTTCGCCCCCTGGCATCCAGTGCACCAAAATCGGAATGGTCCTTCAATCGCGGAGTACTTGCCGTCAAGGGCGAGCGAACATACTCGATCCATACAAAATCAATTAATGCGTCAAGGTCATAGACGCTTACGAAAACGGCCAGCGACTACTCCCGTTTGTCAGGTATTAGTCGTGCGGATAGAGAAAACGGACGTCTATACGGGGAGTTCATGATGTGGTCGTTGGGGTGGGCAGGAGTGGCGAACCCCCGTCCAGGCTTCACACCGTACCGGAGAACAGTCGCTGGGGTGAACCCGACTGCGTGGCCAGATACCGGTCGAACACCATGCAGATTGTACGTACGAACGGACGGCCTTCGGGACGAACCCAGAGCGTCGTCTCGTCGTAATCGATCAGGCCATCGGCCACCAGCTCGTCGAGTCGGGGCGTTAGCCTGTCCCACTCGTCGTCGGTCCAGTCGCTGATCGACCAGCTCGTCCGGAAGCGGCACATGATATCCAGGATCAGCCGCCGAACCAAAGTATCATCGTCGGTGAGCAGGTGACCGCGCAGGACGGGCATCTGGCCCGAAAACACGCGCTGTTGATACGTACCAAGGTCTTTCTCGTTCTGCATGAACGCCGTGCCAATGTCGCTGATAGCCGACACGCCCAGCCCGATTAGGACATCGGTACGGGTGGTTGTGTAGCCCATGAAATTCCGGTGCAGACGACCTCGTTCACTGGCTTTGTAGAGCGAGTCGTGCGGCAGGGCGAAATGATCCATCCCGATTTCGGTATAGCCGCCCGCTTCGAGTAGCGCGCGTCCCGTTTCGTAGAGGGCCCGTTTCTGACCGGCGGTGGGCAGGTCGTTGTCGGCAAAGCCGCGCTGGCCCGTTCCCTTCACCCAGGGGACGTGGGCGTAGGAATAGAACGCGATGCGTTCAGGCTGGAGAAGCCGCGTTTGGGCAATGGTTTCCTGAATAGAGCTGATCTGCTGGAACGGCAGACCAAATACCAGATCATGGCTGACGGACGTATACCCGATCTCCCGCGCCCAGCGAGTGACGCGCTCCACGTTGGCAAACGGCTGGTGGCGGTGGATGGCCCGCTGCACAACGGGGTCGTAATCCTGCACCCCGAAGCTGACGCGCCGGAAGCCGAAGTCGTACAGCGTTTGCAGGTGCGCCCGGGTTGTGTTGTTGGGATGTCCTTCCCAGCCAAAATCAATTGTTTCGGCAACGTCGGCCCAGCGGAAAATACCCGTCAGCAGCCGTCGCAGTTCGGCCGGAGCGAAAAAACTGGGTGTGCCGCCCCCCAGGTGCAGCTCGGCAATACGGGGGCGCTCGGGAAGCCAGATGCAGTACGTTTCCCACTCCTCCAGCAGCGCGTCGATGTAGGGTTCTTCGACACTGTGATTTCGTGTAATGCGCTTGTTACAGCCGCAAAACGTGCAGAGGCTCTCGCAGAACGGCAGGTGGATATAGACGCTGATGCCATCCGAGTAGTTGCTGTTGGCAAAAGCCGTTGTCAGGCGTTGCTTCCAGCCGCGCAGGCTGAAGGCGGTGGTGTTCCAGAAGGGTACGGGCGGATAGCTGGTGTAGCGCGGTCCGGCCACGTTATATTTGTCAATCAGCGAACGAGTCATAGAGCCAGCCGGACCGGTTTCGAAGGATGGTCAGGCCGGGCAAAGTTCGGCGCAAAGGCCGGCCGGAACCCGTGCCAGAATCAACCCCGCAGCTGATTTATATCAGCCGATACCAGCGCCCACGGCTGGATTTTTGGGGAAATTTCCGGCACCTATGATCACAGCGACTTCCACCAAAACGGTCTGCTACCACTGCGGTAATGACTGCTCTGCCGATACCGCTCCCATCCTGTTCGACGATAAATCCTTTTGCTGCGCTGGGTGCCAGACGGTATACCAGCTACTGAGCGATCACCAGCTTTGCCAGTATTATGACCTTAACCCGGCACCGGGTGTGGCTACGCCCGGCCGCACCCCCGCCCTCGACCGGTTCGCGTTTCTGGACCATCCCGACATTGCAGCCCAGCTGATCGACTTCCGCAACGAGACCGTTGCGCACGTAACATTTTACGTACCCGGCATTCACTGTTCGTCCTGTTTGTGGCTGCTCGAACACCTCTACCGGCTGGAACCGGGTGTGCAGCTAACGCGCGTCGACTTCCTCAAAAAGCAGGTACACCTGGTTTATGACCCCGCTAGCCTATCCCTCCGGCAGGTGGCCGAGTTGCTCACTTCGCTGGGCTACGAGCCGCTCATCAGCCTCAGCGACGTTGTCAAGCAGGGTAACAAACCCACCTACCGACCCCTCCTCTACCGGCTGGCGGTGGCCGGCTTCTGCGCGGGCAACATCATGCTGTTCAGCTTTCCCGAATACCTCGGCCTGGACGATCCCTCGTTCAGGCACCTTTTCGGAATCATCAACCTCGTCCTGGCTACGCCCGTCGTTTTCTATTCGGGATCGGGCTACTTCGACTCCGTCTGGCGGAGTCTGCGAAGAGGCATTATAAACATCGACTTCCCCATTCTGCTGGGTATTCTGACGGCCTACAGCCGGGGTACTTACGAGGTGCTGGCGCTGGGCGGAGCGGGGTACTACGACTCCGTGGCGGGCCTGATCTTTTTCCTGCTCTGCGGCAAGTGGTTTCAGCAGCGCACCTACGATTTTTTGTCCTTCGAGCGGGACTACACATCATATTTCCCGCTGGCGGTACAGCGGCTCTCCACCGGCGACCAGGAAGCGCCGGTACCCGTGGCTGACCTGCGCAAAGGTGACCGCATCCGGGTGCGCCACGGCGACCTGATCCCCGCCGACGGCCTGCTGTACCGGGGCAGCGGCCTGATCGACTACGCGTTCGTCACCGGCGAGTCGGAGCCGGAAACCAAAGAGCCGGGGGCGCTACTCTATGCCGGCGGCCGGCAGATGGGCGGAATTATCGACCTGGAGATCGTGCGCGACGTATCGCAGAGCTACCTCACCCAGCTCTGGAACAACGACGCCTTCCGGAAAGGCCACGCTAACCCGGCCAAAACCTTTGCCGATGCAGTAGGCACTTACTTCACCGTAACCGTGCTAACGCTGGCTACGCTGGTTGGTACATACTGGTATGGCTGGGCTGGTCAGCCAACGACGGCCGTTAATGCGTTTACGGCCATCCTGATCATTGCCTGCCCCTGCGTGCTGTCGCTGTCGTACCCGGTGGCGTTGGGCCACGGGCTGCGGCTACTGAGTAAACGGGGTTTCTACCTTAAAAATGCCGATGTGATCGAACAGCTGACCCACTGCGACACCATCGTGTTCGACAAAACCGGCACCCTCACAACGCCCGCTTCAGAAACCGTTGTCGAGTCATTTTCTCCCCCGTTGACACCCGTTGAGCGGACCATGATCCACACCCTGACCAGCCAGTCGGCGCATCCGCTCAGCCGCCGGCTCAGTCGGCACCTGGCCGGCAGTTCATTGATGACACTGGAGAACTACACGGAATTGCCCGGCCTGGGCTTGGTGGGCCTGGTCGACAACTGGCTGGCAAAAGTAGGCAGTGCTGCTTTCGTAGGGGGAACGGATACCCCCGGCGCAACGGCGGTTCACGTCAGTATTGAAGGGGTGTATCGCGGTGCGTTCCAATTTGCCGGGCAGCTGCGCGACGGACTATCCGACATGCTGACGGCCTTCACCAGCCCGTCGGCCCCGGTCAGCCGCCCCCGCTCCCCGAAACTGTACCTGCTCTCGGGCGATACCAGCGCGGCCCACACCCGGCTGAGCCGTTGGTTCTCTCCCGACGCCATGCGATTCGGCTGCAGCCCGGACGATAAGCTCCACTTCATCCGCGACCTACAGGCCCAGGGCCACCGCGTGCTCATGATTGGCGACGGGCTCAACGACGCCGGTGCCCTCAAACAGGCCGATGCGGGTATTGCCGTTACCGATGATACGCTGCAGTTTACCCCCGCCAGCGACGCCATTCTGGAAGCCCGATCGCTGCGACACCTGCCCGCTTTTCTGGCCTACAGCCGGTTTGCCATGCGGCTCATCCGGTTCAGCTTCGGCGTGTCGTTGCTCTATAACCTGGTTGGGCTCTCGTTTGCGGCCACGGGCCACCTGTCGCCGGTGGTAGCCGCCGTCCTCATGCCCCTCAGTTCGGCCACGATGGTCCTGATCGCCACGGTGGGCATGCGGCTGGGGCAGCCTGCACCGGCCCGGTCCGCCTGAACCGATTTACCGTTCGCTCAAGCCCGACACCCGGATGTTGTCATGCCCGATTATCCTGCGACTAAGGATGTAGACACGTAATATCTACACACTATGAAAACAGGATTTATCGTCGGGCTGCTGCTGGGAGCAGCGAGCCTGAGCAGCTGCGACACCAAGAAAGAAGTCGTTAAACCAACCGAAAACGCCATCACTGGCTTCCTCGCCAGCGAGTCCACCGTTAACTCGGGCGTTCGCACGTCCGGACCGTGGGAACTGGGGGTGGTTTTCAGCAGCTCGGTAGCGGGGAAGCTTACCCAGGTCGGCAGCAAAATGCCGGAGCCGGGCAGCTACCGCATCATCGTCTGGGACTTCGACACCAAGCAGGCCATCCGGCAGAAGACCGTCGAGCAGACAGCCCCCGACAAGCTCACGCTCAACGACATTGAATCGCTGACGCTGACACCCAATAAAAAGTACCTCATCAGTATCAACAACCAGTCTGCCGGCACCAACAAGAAATACGGGTTTGCCTATAAAACGGGGAGCAGTGACTTCATGCCCTTCACCAAAGGCAGCATTCTGGTCTACAATGCTTCGTACCGTAACACAGCGACGGCCCTCTTCCCCGATGTTGTCACCAACGTAAAGTACGAACTGTACGGCTACCCCGAATTCACGTTCATCCCCGATTAACGGGCTTGAATCCACTCGGGCACGTACCGGGCGACGGTCGGGTCGATACGCATGGCTGGCGTTACCAAAAGCTCTTTCCGGGGCCGTTGGCAGCCGGGCAAGTAAGCAGGTATTGGTTCGGTGCTTTTCCGGGCGTCATGTACCCCTTACCCGCCCGCGACCATGCGCCTTCGATTTCTTCTGGCATTCGTTCTGATCATCAACTTCGTTCAGGGTCAATCCATTGTCTGGACATCGGTACAGCCCGGCGTCTGGAAAGGCACCGTTGGTAAACCCGAAACCTACAATCTACTGACAGCCGCCGGGTCGGCTCCCAACGTACCGGCCCTGACCCGGCTGGGTACGGCCAGCTTTCCGCTGCCCAAACCAGCGATTGTGGCGCAGCTTGTGGATGGAAAAACGTACCTGCGTTTCCCCCTCGACCGAACGGAGCAACTCTACGGATTCGGCCTGAATTTCCAGACGGTGCACCAGCGGGGACGGATTCTGAATCTGCACATGGACCATTTTGGCGGAACTGACAATGGCCGGACGCACGCGCCAACGCCCTTTTACGTCTCCTCGAATGGCTACGGGGTGTTCATCAATTCGGCCCGTTACCTGACGGTGTACGCGGGTTCGGCCGCCCGGAAAGACAGCCCCGATGCGCCCGCAGCCCTGGATCGGAATACGGACAAAAACTGGACGGCCAGCCCCTATTCCGATGCCGTCGAGATTGTGGTGCCGGCCGCCGGGGTGGAGTTTTACGTATTTGGGGGACCCGCTCCGCTCGATGTTGTCCGGCGCTACAACCTCTTTGCCGGGGGTGGCTGCCTGCCCCCGCGCTGGGGACTGGGCTTTCAGCAACGGGTCAAGTCGCTCAACACGGCAGACCAGGTGCGGGCCGAAGCCGATGAGTTCGACCAGAAAGGATTTCCGCTGGATATGATCGGGCTGGAGCCGGGCTGGCAAAGCAAATCCTATCCCGGTACGTTTGAATGGGACAAAACGCGCTACCCCGATCCCGGTAATTTTCTAAAGACGATGCGGGGACGGGGCATCCGAACCAATCTCTGGATCAACCCCTACGTAGCACCGACGGCGTCGATTTACAACGCCATTCGTCCGCTAACGGCTTCGCATACGGTCTGGTCGGGCGTGGTACCGGACTTCACCCTGGCCGAAGCCCGGCGGATTTTTTTCGGGCAGCTGGCCAAAGACGGTATCAATCCGGGAGTGAGCGGCTACAAGATTGATGAAGTAGACGGCTATGACTCGTGGCTCTGGCCCGATGTAGCTACGTTCCCATCGGGCCACCCCGCCGAGCAGATGCGGCAAACCTACGGGCTGCTCATGCAGCGGTACAGTACCGATGAGTACCGGACGAAAAACACGCGTACGTACGGGCTTGTCAGGGCGTCGAACACGGGGGGCACCGCGTTCCCGTACGTCCTCTACAACGACTATTACAAGCACGAAGACTTTATTACGGCGCTTATTACCAGCAGCTATTGCGGGGTGCTGTGGACGCCCGAAGTGCGGGCGTCCCCCACGAGCGAAGAATGGCTGCGCCGGTTCCAGACGGTCGTTTTTTCGCCCCTGGCGATGATCAATGCCTGGGCAAGCGGCACCAAACCCTGGTCGTTTGCCGACGTGAGTAAACAGGTACAGGACATGGCCCTGCTACGGATGCAGATGATGCCCTACTGGTACAGCGAGTTTGCCAACTACCACTTCGATGGTACGCCCCCCTTCCGGGCCATGAGCCTGGAGGAAGGTTTCCTGGCCGATGTACGCACTACGGTGGTGAACAGCAACCTGAATGACAACCCCTACGCGCTGGCTATCCGGCAGGAGGTAAAAGACCAGTACATGGCGGGTGGAAACCTGCTGGTAGCTCCCTTGTTTGCCGGGCAGACCAGTCGGCTGGTGACCCTGCCCAAGGGCAACTGGTATGATTTTTACACGGGTGAGCTGGTCGGTAACGGCCAGCAGATCACGGCCGCCCCCGGCCTGGACCGGATTCCGGTCTACGTAAAAGACGGTGGTATTGTCCCCATGATGCCCGCCCGGCTCCGCGCCCCCAAAGCGGGTGAAACGGTGCCCATTGAAGTACGCTACTACGGCAGCAAGCCGGGCCGGTACCGGCTCTATGACGATGACGGCGAAACCTTTGACTACGAACGCGGCCAGTACAGCTTCCGCGAAATCCGGGTCACCAAAACAGCTACGGGACTAAGCGGCACGATATCGGCACCGGAGCCCGGCAAACCGAACACCGTAGGGGCCGTAACGTTCGTACAGATGACGAAGTAAGTGGCGTTTTCGCCCGACTTGCACCGTTAACTAACCTGGTGGTGGGACGTATGAATTTATTCTTCACATTGCCCTGACAATCAATTACCTACCCCACCCTCTTACGCTGCTCGTCTTTTATGGAATCTGTATTCTCACCTGCGTCGGCTGGGTATGCTGCGGCTGTTCATCCCGTTGTTCAGGCCGACCGTATCCGAACGCTCGACGTATTGCGGGGCGTTGCCCTGCTCGGTATTCTGTTGATGAATATTCAGGCCTTCGGGCTTACCGAAGCCAGTGTGCAGCAACTCGTCCGGAACCCCCACGGGGGTAATTACTGGCTCATGACGCTGGTTCATGTATTATTCGAGAATAAGATGCGGGCCCTGTTTTCGATGCTGTTCGGGGCGGGCATCATCCTGTTTCTGACCAAAAGCCGGAGCGATTCGGGTCTGGGTACGCCGGAGCTGTTCATCCGGCGTCAGCTGTGGCTCATCGTTTTCGGACTTGTCAACGCCTGGGTTCTCCTGTGGCAGTACGATATCCTGTTCCACTATGGTATTGTGGGCATTTTTCTGTTTCCGTTCATGCGGCTGTCGCCCCGCGCGTTGCTCATTTGTGCCGTGGTCGCAGGGTCGATCTACAGCGGAAAGCTCTACTGGCAGTTTACCGAACAGAAGCAGAAATACGAAAAATTCCAGCCGGTAGCGGCCCTCGAAAAAAAGAATAAAAAGGTAAAGCTGACCGACGAACAGAAAGAAGCAAAGTCGGTCTGGGAAGGGCTGGTAAAAGAGCATCAGTACGACCGCAAAGCTGACAAGGCCAATGTGGTGGCCATGCGCTCCGACTACGCTACCGTATGGAACCATCAACTGCCGACGATAAAACAGATGGAAGCCCCCTTTTTCTACCAGTTTGGTCTGTGGGACATTGTCTCGATGATGCTGCTGGGGATGGCCCTGTTCAAATGGGGATTTTTGTCCAATCAGCTCACCACCCGCCAGTATGCATTCCTGGCCGTCGGCGGACTGCTGACCGGCCAGACAATGGCCTGGTTTTCGCTACCTTATCATGAACTGGCCCTTGTCAATTTTACAACCTACATCACCACCAATAGCCTTCCGGTGGCGGAGGTACTGATGCCTTTTGAGCGGGCAGTGTCGGCCCTTGGCTGGGCCAGTCTGGTGCTGCTGGCCTACCGGTCCGGACTGGGCATGTGGCTTTGGGCGGGGTTGAGTGCGGTAGGACAGATGGCCTTTACCAACTACCTGATGCAAAGCGTTCTCTGCACCCTGTTTTTCTACGGGTATGGCTTTGGCTATTACGGCGATATGAAGCTGTATCAGCTGTATATGGTCGTAGCGGAGATCTGGCTGATCCAGCTGGTGTTCAGCACTGTGTGGTTAAAAACGTTCCGGTTCGGGCCACTCGAATGGCTCTGGCGTTCGCTGACCTACGGCAAACGGCAACCCATGCGCCTGAACGAAAAAGCGCCACAACCCACCCCGGCATTTGCCTGATCTACCCACCGCTAACTGATGTCTGTCATGGAAACGAATCCAATTTTTCCGATAACTACCGGCACTGCCGCACCGGGTCTGTCCACTAATATACCCATCCGTTATGAGGATACCGTTCAGCTACCGGCGACTCCCCAGCCAGTGGCAAAAGCCGCCCGTATTCAAACCATTGACCTGATCCGGGGACTGGCGCTGCTGGGCATCCTGATGATGAACATTCCCGGGTTTGGTTACCTGGGATCGGGTTATAACCGATTGCTGAATAATCCGACCGGCCCTGA is a window from the Spirosoma rigui genome containing:
- the acs gene encoding acetate--CoA ligase, with amino-acid sequence MFIKTFEEYQTAYQQSVDDPESFWAEIAQEFQWRKPWKKTLQWNFEEPDVKWFVGGKLNITENCLDRHLAERGDQPAIIWEPNDPNEPGVTLTYRMLHDQVCRFANVLKRNGVVKGDRVCIYMPMVPELAIAVLACARIGAIHSVVFGGFSAQSIADRINDAKCKLIITSDGAYRGNKEIPMKNTVDDALIGCPTVERVIVLTRTRTPVAMFKGRDVWWEQELKQVTADCPAEEMDAEDTLFILYTSGSTGKPKGVVHTTGGYMVYAAYTFQNVFQYKPGQVFFCTADIGWITGHSYIVYGPLACGATSLLFEGVPTYPDAGRFWDIVDKHQVSTLYTAPTAIRSLMGAGLDFVKGHDLSSLEVLGSVGEPINEEAWHWYDDNIGHNRCPIVDTWWQTETGGLMISPIANVTPLKPAFASLPLPGVQPILVDENGKEIEGNGVSGNLCIKFPWPGILRTTYGDHERCRQTYFATYPGLYFTGDGCLRDEDGYYRITGRVDDVLNVSGHRIGTAEVENAINMHTGVVESAVVGYPHDIKGQGIYAYVITDQQSDHDADLTKRDILATVSRVIGPIAKPDKIQFVSGLPKTRSGKIMRRILRKIAEGDMNNLGDISTLLDPAVVEEIKTGKL
- a CDS encoding universal stress protein; protein product: MKTIVAATDFSAHANQATHVAMQLARTQKATLILVHVFHFWPTNPAETGRDFPLSAQAMRTESQQALKKLAHDLHQRYGAETPIHCITKEGYAIPSIREVTADVRADLLIMSTVGTSPQSAQLMGSIATGMVAETTVPLLLIPPSAHYASIRNVVLGVDLDTPPNVVALDTALRFARQFKCVVNVLCIHDNPTDPEVHAKAEHIRRLMTPVPHTLTIQPGEDVYETLLTFAHANKADLIMMLPQPHGWFRRLFADGETERMARLTDLPLLAIV
- the hemN gene encoding oxygen-independent coproporphyrinogen III oxidase; translated protein: MTRSLIDKYNVAGPRYTSYPPVPFWNTTAFSLRGWKQRLTTAFANSNYSDGISVYIHLPFCESLCTFCGCNKRITRNHSVEEPYIDALLEEWETYCIWLPERPRIAELHLGGGTPSFFAPAELRRLLTGIFRWADVAETIDFGWEGHPNNTTRAHLQTLYDFGFRRVSFGVQDYDPVVQRAIHRHQPFANVERVTRWAREIGYTSVSHDLVFGLPFQQISSIQETIAQTRLLQPERIAFYSYAHVPWVKGTGQRGFADNDLPTAGQKRALYETGRALLEAGGYTEIGMDHFALPHDSLYKASERGRLHRNFMGYTTTRTDVLIGLGVSAISDIGTAFMQNEKDLGTYQQRVFSGQMPVLRGHLLTDDDTLVRRLILDIMCRFRTSWSISDWTDDEWDRLTPRLDELVADGLIDYDETTLWVRPEGRPFVRTICMVFDRYLATQSGSPQRLFSGTV
- a CDS encoding heavy metal translocating P-type ATPase encodes the protein MITATSTKTVCYHCGNDCSADTAPILFDDKSFCCAGCQTVYQLLSDHQLCQYYDLNPAPGVATPGRTPALDRFAFLDHPDIAAQLIDFRNETVAHVTFYVPGIHCSSCLWLLEHLYRLEPGVQLTRVDFLKKQVHLVYDPASLSLRQVAELLTSLGYEPLISLSDVVKQGNKPTYRPLLYRLAVAGFCAGNIMLFSFPEYLGLDDPSFRHLFGIINLVLATPVVFYSGSGYFDSVWRSLRRGIINIDFPILLGILTAYSRGTYEVLALGGAGYYDSVAGLIFFLLCGKWFQQRTYDFLSFERDYTSYFPLAVQRLSTGDQEAPVPVADLRKGDRIRVRHGDLIPADGLLYRGSGLIDYAFVTGESEPETKEPGALLYAGGRQMGGIIDLEIVRDVSQSYLTQLWNNDAFRKGHANPAKTFADAVGTYFTVTVLTLATLVGTYWYGWAGQPTTAVNAFTAILIIACPCVLSLSYPVALGHGLRLLSKRGFYLKNADVIEQLTHCDTIVFDKTGTLTTPASETVVESFSPPLTPVERTMIHTLTSQSAHPLSRRLSRHLAGSSLMTLENYTELPGLGLVGLVDNWLAKVGSAAFVGGTDTPGATAVHVSIEGVYRGAFQFAGQLRDGLSDMLTAFTSPSAPVSRPRSPKLYLLSGDTSAAHTRLSRWFSPDAMRFGCSPDDKLHFIRDLQAQGHRVLMIGDGLNDAGALKQADAGIAVTDDTLQFTPASDAILEARSLRHLPAFLAYSRFAMRLIRFSFGVSLLYNLVGLSFAATGHLSPVVAAVLMPLSSATMVLIATVGMRLGQPAPARSA
- a CDS encoding DUF4082 domain-containing protein, whose translation is MKTGFIVGLLLGAASLSSCDTKKEVVKPTENAITGFLASESTVNSGVRTSGPWELGVVFSSSVAGKLTQVGSKMPEPGSYRIIVWDFDTKQAIRQKTVEQTAPDKLTLNDIESLTLTPNKKYLISINNQSAGTNKKYGFAYKTGSSDFMPFTKGSILVYNASYRNTATALFPDVVTNVKYELYGYPEFTFIPD